The window CATATGTATATTAATTAGCCTATTTTAGTTGTTGTAACTTAGGAAACTACATatttattctctctcttttgcttGATGCAGTAGAGTTATATGTACATGTTGCTACACTGCCGAGTGTGCAAGAGAGTTTTCAATGAATTGATCCAGATTTTATCGGAGTCATGTAAGATTATGCCGGAAATCTTTCGCAAAGTTGCCCCAAGTGTAAACGGGATTTGAAaaagatggagagagagagatttaaCGATCAAAAGCTAATTGGTCGCATACATTTGTAGACTTTAATGCCTCAATTTTCGGAAAGCTTTCGATGATGGAAATTATTGGATTCGGTCGGTGGAGTAAGTAAAAATAGCACGACAGTGTTGTGGTccttttgttatatatatatatacacacacacacgcgcGCGCACAAGGATATAGTTATATGTATGTGGACATAGTCACTCAGCACTATATTATGTGACTACCCGGACGACACCTAATTTGCTCCATTGATTGATTGGATTTGGCGGAACCACTTACCAACTTATATTCCTCGATGCTCTCCTCTTAATATCCATTCTCGTGACATCTGCTCGATATGTCCACCGCAACTCAATCATTGATTCCGGGCATTATCtcttcataatatttttaccGCACGTGTTGCGTTATAGATAATTTTTAGCAATCATCGCATTCGAATTTGATCTCGCTTACGTGTGATCAATTAGAGTCATGAGAGGTGAAGTAGCCATCAGTTCAATTGTTCAATAATCGGTTAAGAAATTATCATTCTTGATCGATGATCATAAGGAATCAAACTTTGATATGGCCGAAACAGAGCCGAGACGAAATGAAGCAGACGAAAATTTGGTGGGCTGTTAATGTTCCGTCATCCATGGCTGCGCTGATTGGGCCGTTAATTGCCTGAACTGTTCGAATATCCTTGTTGATGATCTTTATCAATTGGGCCGTTATTGGGCTCAAGTCCTAAAAGGCCGCCCTCACATTGGGCTACTGACGGGCCCTCATATCGTCAAAAATCAATTCAATCGACATCACGGACTatgtaatattatttattcgGACAATATTATTACACAATCACTCTCTCATACgaaagtaataataataataataataataggaaaaaaatgatCAAACCAGTGCATAAAGACGCTTCCATAAACCGTACGTCCACGGTCAGCTATCCCTCTCTTCATGAAGAGAACAAAGCAATGAGGGCGGCTCCAGCCCACACCACGCCCTGAGCTCCGATCCTTACCGTTGGGGCCGAACTCGGTTTTGATTCAGGAACAGGCTGCTCCTGCTGCTCCACTGTCTTTGGAGTAGTTGCCGGGGCCAATGTGGGAGCGACAGCTGGTGGCGGAGGGTTAGGCATGAAGATCTTCCTGGGAAGGAGGACCCTGTCTACTTGGTACACTACCAATTGCCTCCTGGCATCAAAGTAGAGGGTGCTCTCCACGGTGGCGCTGTCAATCCCGGTCGACAGGTTAATAGTGCTGTTGCCGGACATGGAGACATTCAACGGGAACTTGCCGTCGTTGGCCCCATCTGCGAGCGTCAAGAGCGGGTTGCTCACAGTCTGGAACTGGGACATGGGGAGGAAGGTCGGGATCACGTGGAACTGCATCAACTCAACCTATCGATCAAAAACAAGTCAGTTATAAATGATCACCCAAAAACAAGCTAGCATAATGTGACAACCATGCGGTAGTCTAGTGACACAATAGCGCTAGGCACGTCGAACGTCGTATTAGCAGTCTGTCTTATGAAAGTATTCAACACAATTATATGCACCTGCTGTTGATCGTTGAAGGAGTTCAGGGTTCCAGACTTGAGCTTCGAGAAAGCGTTGTCCGTCGGGGCGAAGAAGGTCAGGCCGCTGCCATGCTTAATCTGGGAATTGATCTGATTGTCCATGCCGGTGATCTTCAGGAGCCGGAGCAAGGCAGTGAAGTAACCATACTTTTGGAGAATCGAGTTGATGGTAGGGCCACTAGATGGTGCTGGGGCAATCGCCGGGGACAGCGGCGGCGACTGCACTGGGGGCATTGGTGGTGACTGGTACGGGGCCTGTGCTGGAGCCGAGACCGACTGAGCCGATAAGGGCTTGGTGAAGGAGATGAGAAGAAGGGCTACTAAGCctgcagagagagagaaactcACAAAATGATTCATCTTGGTTGTTCTAATAAGAGACTGGACTGGAGAAGTGAGGAGGCGTTCGTGCTTTGAAGTGATTAACTGAAGTGTGTCGTGTTCGTGTTGTGGTGTGGGGAAAGGGAAGATGGGATGCCTATTTATTTTGAGAGCTCGAGGGAGGGTTTGGGAAATTCATTACGATTTTGAgacaatgaaattttttaggTGACAGAGATTAAAGCCTTTTTAGTTTGGCAGATGAACTTTGGGGTGGTTATGGCCATTATTACCCCATGATAGGGAGATTCATTGCATGAAAAGGTTGAGAGGGAGGGACATCCCATCATAATATCAGAGTTCTCACCTTTTAATTAGACGAAATTTGTTAACTTTTTAAGGGGAAAGcgatgaaattaattaatggagATAGATTTGCAGAGGTACAATTTGATAGTTCTCATAATAGAGTTTGGGCATCAGTTACAAGTACAGCTACCAACTTCCCAGTTCATAACACAGATAATTAAGTGTCAGCTGCATTTTGCACTCAGGCTGCAGAGGTCGGAGAGTCGTTGTCCCATGGAAAAAATGATCTAACGAAACCCATGaatttcaaaacaaaaataaatatc of the Punica granatum isolate Tunisia-2019 chromosome 6, ASM765513v2, whole genome shotgun sequence genome contains:
- the LOC116210338 gene encoding fasciclin-like arabinogalactan protein 12 — encoded protein: MNHFVSFSLSAGLVALLLISFTKPLSAQSVSAPAQAPYQSPPMPPVQSPPLSPAIAPAPSSGPTINSILQKYGYFTALLRLLKITGMDNQINSQIKHGSGLTFFAPTDNAFSKLKSGTLNSFNDQQQVELMQFHVIPTFLPMSQFQTVSNPLLTLADGANDGKFPLNVSMSGNSTINLSTGIDSATVESTLYFDARRQLVVYQVDRVLLPRKIFMPNPPPPAVAPTLAPATTPKTVEQQEQPVPESKPSSAPTVRIGAQGVVWAGAALIALFSS